The following is a genomic window from Rhododendron vialii isolate Sample 1 chromosome 9a, ASM3025357v1.
TAGTGGTTAAatgtagtgtacctagacttgttatttttttttaaggatgcactccctttttttttactccctccgtctcaatttgtttaCCAATTTTGGAGAACTCAAGTTTTTTAGAGAACATAATGATTACACCTACAAACATTTAACTTTTCAATATTACCCTTctaacttttttaaaaaataactttatttgaaaaaagtAAGGGCAAAAAGGACATTTAGTTCATTAAAAAGTCAAATGgataaatattttgggacataaaaaaatcaaaaagtggaTAAATAAATCGGGACGGAAGAAGTATCTTCTTGCAATGTCAATTTAGAAGTGTGAAAGAATatacaaatgaaaaattattattgTAAATTAACGTATGGAATTatagaataacaaaaaaaagtgcgaaaatcactaccttttctttttctgatgaGAGATAATAGAAAGGGGAACCTTTACCGGATAGGTGGATAGgaatgcaattttgttcaccctatttaaaagagggtgaatattATATTCTCTTTCATTAATTGAAATTGTGTAGGTTCCATCCgtgcaatatattttttggtaaacataACATCACTTGCGGGTGTATCCACACACTTTGTGGTGGAATTCACACAATTTCAATCAATAGGAAGGAATGTAATGTTCATCTTTTTAAGTGGAGGATGAGGGTACGGCAGTGTGCTAATGCACTACATTGTCCCGCGATTAGCAGAACAATTGAAGTCAGTTTAGCTGTACAGAATGGTCTTTTTCCTCAGAAAGACTAGGTACACCGCATGAAATGCGGTGACCGGTCCACCGCACGGCTATTGGGACTCATTTCGGACGTTACAAAAATACAtcaaaatattcataaattttaaaataatattttatggggccctgtaaaaaatcaacttcaacggatatcggtagataTGCTTTTTGAATTTACAAGGGCAAAAACTGTgaaactgagcagtttcgcacctacaaatttaaaaagcatacctaccgatatccgttgaagctgattttttacaaagccccataaaatattatttttaaaatttatgaatatttttttgtatttttgagaGGTCTAAAATGGGCTCCAATAGCTGTGCGGTGGACGGTCACCGCACCACACATGCGGTGGTTGTAGTCTGCCTCTTTTTTCCTCTCTGCTTAACTATGCAATCTGCAGAAAGGGTTGAAGCAATAAAGTTTTGAAGGGCCAAAGGACTAAGAAAAGAAACAATTTGATTTCTCTTATGTTTGAGTTTGCTAGGATAAAACTTGAATTCAGTAGCTGTACTTCAAAACCCGGGTCTGTTTTGGTTTCACATTCCAGTTTTTCGGGTTATTTCCTTAAAGCTAAAGGAAACTCTAGTTAAGCTGAAATAAACTACGATTACGCTATAAGCTAGCTCTTTCTAAACAACCAActactaattttttcaaaattagtaCTCCGTCtgttccaaattgtttgtctggtccgcaaaacgataacttaaaaataatgcaaatttttcttgaaaaaattcaaacttttttcacaaattaaaaatactcattgatatatagtaagttgttgaaaatcttttgattttttcttgcaaaaattgtgttatttttaactcaccgttttgcagaccggacaaacattttgggacggaaaaGACTTGGGTGGTTTGAGACGGCCACAGTATATAACCAGACGATCTCAGGTCACAACCCAGAAATTTGTTGCAGCAAAAGTAGGATCTGGCAAACACAGTAATGCAACTGGTGGGGTTGAGTTTATATCTGCTGTAAAGCTATTTTAGTACAGTGACCATTTAATCAGCCATTCTCACATCATGCTTATGCAATGAAAGCTAATGCTACACTAATCAAAATGAATACAATACCCAAATCATTTTATGCAGTTCACAATTTCAATCTGAACTCTTGGATCTTGGGTTCTTATACATTCTTACCCGGGATTTTTTCCGACTAACAAAGATTCGAAAGTAGAAAAGAAAATCTCCCTTACGACGGTAAACAGCACATAAACTCACAAAATTTCTGTCACTTGCTCTTTTGTCAACTGACGAACGgttgtagaaaaaaaaacatcttttgTCAACTGACGAACGgttgtagaaaaaaaaacatggagtCATCTTTAGAGTTCATCCTTCGACCATGGAAATAGACTGACAGAGATTTCTTACAGCACCGGGCACTGCTTGCCCACATCTTTCAAGGATTTCAATCAGTTGTTCGATGAGTGTTGCATTCTCGGTTGTTAAAAAGCTATGCAACGCACCACTGACTGTGTGGCGGGCCATCCTCGTCAGGATCTGGACATAATCAACAATCGAGTGCACGAAATCTGAAATTATTACTAGTTCAAATCCCCCAAAATCACTTGTATTGATATGTTCCACCTTGGATATAAGTACTGCGGGCCTTCTTTTTCTGCCAAAGTTGAAGACAAGAATGATTGACCAATTCGGGTCTTGTTGTGGGGAAAAAATACAGTAGACTTACAAAAAATACAGCAGAACAAGCATCAGACGCGGAAAACCAAGCATAttgaactaaaataaaatttgaactaCAGCCATGATCTATGAGGTAATCCCTATTCTCATCTCACAACCCCTAAAGAAAATTAGCATGGAAGTCCCTAGAAAAAAGAAACCATGGTAAAACAGCAAAGTTAATAACTGGACCAAATGGAAAAACATGGGAGATACCACCACGGCTCTCTGGCAAGGACTGACCATTACTTATAACGATGGTTCCATTGCAACATTTCAAGTAGTTGCATAAAGCTAGAGATTTCAAGATTAAAATACCTGTCAGAAATGAATATTAGATTGAAACAATGACCATAGACAACTTAAATTGTCAACaacttataaaaaattatataaatttTCAACAAGTCCAATAATTCAGTAAAAtacaaaagccctatttatttCACTATACTAATATTCATAATCCTATTGGACAAATAGTGAGCGGATTAACAATATGATATCTGACGGGCATTTAATCCCAAACGCAGGATATGTGGTCCCCTTGGATCTATAGTCTAATGAATACAAtgcttctttttaaaaaaagtgcagGCTAATCCGATGCTTTAATCCGCACAAACAAAATAGGCCGAATGGTATAGCAAATGCTATTTGGTAGGTTGGATGGGATGGAAGAAACTCAATGCTTATATTAATGTAGAAGAGTGACTGCAACCTGTACCAAATATCTAGGCTTTCAGGTGCCAAGACTCGAGTAATTAAACAAGAGCTCTGGTTTTAATTGAGTAATGGCTTATCAATAGAATCAGCTTCCTATTCAAAATGTATGATAGTGTAAGGCCAATAAGTCGCAATCTTACCTGTTCTTAATTTCTGAACCAGGAGCTGAATTTACTGCGACAGAGTAACCCTTAGACTCGATGGCAGTAACTAAAGGATTAAAATTGCTGTCATTACCAACTACAAATAGCACCTTAGAAAGCTGCAGATTAGGTTGATCACCACAAGCTTGATCCAAAACTTGAATACCCTGCACAAGTTAATTGTCAATTTACGGAAATAAAAATCACTCTGAAGACTCAAAGGAAAGGGAGAAAAATAACTTGCAACATATTAGAAAGCCAGAGTCACAACCAGTATACAGATCATCGGTCTATTACATTATTTGACATTGGAGAATGGAGACAAGGCCTTGGCATGAAGAATAACTGAAACAACCATATTCACTACAGATCTTTAGAGTACTGCTAAGGTAGGTCAAGAAGCTAACAGTTGAAGTTCAAAGTTAGAACTGACGGCTTAGATACCTTCAatatcttttcttcttctgacGCACAAACGTGTATGGATTGGAGAATGCATGCACCTTGACTGCTAATAGAATTATTCAATGACAATCTGCGAATTGATCCACAAAGAAGGTTTTGCACAAGAGGTATAGATGCGCTACTTGAGCAATCACTGAAAACCACCGTGTGGGGATTGGTAGATATATGTTGCCTTATATATTTAATAACATCGCCGTGGCCACCTTTAATAAGTGTCTCCAGCCCATCAACAACCTACGAAGtgccaaaaacaaaatagatcAGAAAGAGACGATAAAGCTTACATAACAACAAACAacttaccaaaccaaagcaagtGAAGGCCCTTTTCATATATGACTGAAAATAATATTACCAACCAAAAGCACTTTATTGGGTAATTCTTATTCGATGAACCATCCTTCACACCAAGCAAAGTAGGTTCACACCAGAAAATGTTTCCAATTTCCAGCAAACTTGATAATCTAGCAATGTAAGGTCATAACCAAAAAGCAATGGGCAAGAAATATCAGAAAAACAACGCCCAGAAGGCAGTCAAGGAACTTCTTTCAACAGCATCTCAACTAGAAAGATCCTGTTGAATTGTTAGATAAGTGCAAGCATGTGTTGACTCCTATATTAGAAGTCTGCTGCTTGGGTATAGAAATTGGAGGAATGAACCGAAAGGCATCATTGCAAATTGCAAGCATAAGTGAATGATTTTTGACGTCGTTGTTTACAGTATCAAAGTAAACCAGTATACATGGTAGAGTGAATTATGGGAAATGAAGCAAAAAGTTGCTTAAACGTGGGTTGACTACGAGCTTGTCAGGGTTTTTGGACTCAACCACAGGGCACGCAAGAGGAGATTGTAATGACCTCTGTTTGAGTTGTACTTCAAAGTCTGACATTAAGATTTGGGCAagccggatcaaaaaaaaaaagattttgggCAAGAAGTGAAAGCAATGAACACAAAGGACAACCTTACTATGACTTCCTTTGCTAGCCCTTTTGAGGTGGATTCACGTGATTGCTACTAAACATTAACCTAACACTTGGTTTCATTAACTttaaatttcttcattttggcaTCTAGAGAACACATCTTTATTTCTTTCTTGTAGTATTGGGAACCAATGTGCTAAAGAAGGGGGAAGGAGGTGGGTGTCAAATTCTTACCAGTAACGATACCCCAGAGATATCAATGGCCTTCAAAGAAACAAGCTCCAGCAGTCTCTCAGGTGTAGATACAAGGAACTCTGGCTCAATACTCTTTAGGCTGTGGGTGAAAATACAGCCTCCAATGAGAGAAGAGAGCGGAGAGATGAAAAGAGAactcattccaaaatttcaagAATCAGATAGAATGCATCATGCATCTTCCATGCACAGCCTGAACATTGATATGCAAATGTGGTAGGGAAGCAAGAACAAGTCAGAACAAACATGTGCATTTTAATTCAACAACCATGACTTCCAGACGTGCAGTCAAACGAGTAAAACGTGGGTGTGAACCCTTCTTGCAAGGCAAGATATCTGCTTTTGGTTGTCAAACTCTTGACCACTACCCCATCTCATGAACCCTTGATGGGTCTAATATTACTAGAATGAACCTATCCGAAGCAGACTTTAATACATAAACGCTCCGACACTGGAACAATTATGCCTGGAATGTTTTGAGGGGGTAGAAAAGCCCATGTTTAGATTAAAAAGTTTTTTGGTGAatagtttgtatagttgggacaagagaGATTGTTATCCATCttttgaccaatttttagactggtttgagcttttccacTTTTTGGGGAGTGTATGGGGCCTTTTTTGTCTTGTGGCCTCTTTTTGTATTTGGATGGCAAttcctttatatatataattatttacttatcaaaaaaaaaattatgcctgGAATACCAACCAAGCTTATAATAGCCACAAAAGTGGATTAAATGAAGGGTCAATTGCAGCAAAACATTATGTTGTTCACAAACCACCAAGTGATGTGGGGGACAGGCAAGGTGCTTATATGGTGACCAAAGGGAGAAAGATTATATACTTACCCATGGATTTGATGATCTATGGAGGTACCAGTATGCAGACTCGCAGTATGTATTCCATGACCCTTCAAAGATTTGCACACGGTGCGTACCTACACAAAATTAGAAAGCATCCATCACCAAACAAAGCTAATCGGTAACAAGGCTCAGTACAGCCCTAGGTCAAAACAAATTGATCACAAGAGGAGGGATTCTAACTTTGGAAGCACCTTAAACTGTGCCCTTCTGCTTTTAATCTCATAAAAGGTCTAGTTTGCATTAGTCTTCCATTAACCACAGAGAGTTcaaataagaaagaaagagcAAGAGGGgatgccctttttttttttttttttatagttgcAGACATAAgttcccaaaccaaaccaaaccgagccttacgccCCAATCACTtgaggtcggctacatgaatccgtttcctccattggACTCTATCAAgtgccacttgttcacacagactcattatactcatatctttgcgcactacagcatctaatgtcaatttagatctacccctccccgtaacattgctacctagagctatcatatccgctctcttaactactgcatcttctggtctacggtagacatgctcaaaccaccttagcctattttccctcaacttctcctctatgggtgttacacctaccatctcacgaactgtttcatttctaatctcgtctcgtctagtcttaccacacatccacctcaacattctcatttctgttacactcattttgttcacatgttgtttcttaataggccaacattctgtcccataaagCATCGCTGATCTTGTGGCAGTTCaatagaattttcccttcaattttgtagctaccctcttgtcacatagtacaccagtagcacTTCTCCACTTGaaccaccccacttggatcctatgggtcacatcatcagcaatctctccatctctactaataattgagcctaaatacctaaaatgatcactctttggtatctcctggtcttggatcatcactctttcttcatgcgcactactggtaccactaaacttgcacaccatatactcagttttactcctacttatccgaaaaccctttgactctaatgcttctctccaaatttctagtttcgtattaacacctctagcggtttcatctacgaggataatgtcatctgcaaacatcatacaccatggaatatcctcttgaaattgtctagtcaattcatccataactaaggcaaagaggtatgGGCTCagggctgacccttgatgcaatcctacggtGATAGGGaattcactcgtttcccctattggtgatctaatggtagtgacggcaccttcatacatgtctctaatcacctcgatataccctttggtcactccttttctctccagaacccaccatatgatgtcccTAGGCACCCTATCGTaatcatatttggattcatgtcataaaaatctgatgggttttttttactTGCTGGCTGTCAGCTACCTAACacacaaccctcctcctttatccGGGCTTGGGACCGGCTGAGAAATAAAGATAAGACTCTAAGCACGAACCAGACGGAGTTAGTTGCAGACATAAGTTCGATAGAGCAAAATTACATTGTCAACCTTCTAAAAACTGCATCGTTCCTTAATTAGCGCAACTTGTTCCATTATCTGATATGCAAATCATTCaacccaaaagacagatttatGTAGAGATaccttaaaaaaattgattatgtCTCTTCCTCCTAACTGAAAGACATTAAGCAGaggcaaaaacaaaattgcCATAGCATTAAAAGATTGTGGAAAAATATGGCCATACGTCAtaagaaaagataagaaaactAGAACACCAGAAATTACAAATCTTAATAGCCTTCTCTTGGGATGATACAATGGATAAAAGCAAAGGAACCACGAGCAAAGACATTAACTCTACGCCATAATTGATTGTCCATAGCATGAAAAAACTGCAGCCAAAGATGACtatataataagaaaaaaattaagaaaaccaGAACAAAATATACAAACCTTAATGGCCTTCTCTTGGGAAGGTACGAGGAATAAAAGAAACGGACCCGTTAGTGATAGACCTTCTTTCTCCTTTCTTGCAATGCTATCAGTAGCAGTTGAAGCTATCCAAGCAATTTGCTCTATTGTAGAACAAGCACCGCTTGTTTCCAATATATCTTTTCCAACTGAATAGCATTTCCAAAACTCAACTCCCCATTTGTCAATAAACAAAGGCTTGTCCTCTTCAGCACTGAAACCATTGTGTCGCATTGCATTTTGAACCGAATTCAAACACAGAGCTAGAAACTTTGATGGACAACCTGATTGTTCAAAATCTTGCTCTTTTACTTGTTTGACAACATTCTTCTTCCCCATGTTATTTATAGATTTGAGTGACATTGTCGGGTCATCCCACCAATTATTCCCTTTCACCGTTTCCTGCTGTTGATGATGATCTGTGCTTACATGATTTCTACCAAGAGTTCCTTTCTTTGATGCCACACTATTTCCATTAATAGCCACCTTACAATCAGCCTTGGAAGGCACAGGtttctttgtttcctttcctttgATGTCCCTTTTCTCATACTTGTCATTGAAGGGATTCTCGGGCGTAGGAAGGCTAAAACACATTCCCTGTTGAGAAAGAATAGAAACATTATGAGATATAAATGTGAACACCATGCAGTTTGAAACAGCACAACCATTTCAAGCAGATACTGCAAGAGGAtgttatttatttcttttattgtatAACAATAGGTGTTACCAATTTCTGACCAGAGAATAACAGAAAACAAGATTTGAATTCTGTTCTTACTATCTCTACGGAGATTTATCAAAGTCTAGGTTAGACGTGGCTACAATGTTTCCAGGATATCATTAGAAACAAATATCAAGTGAATACATGAGTAATGTAATGGAATATTATCCTTACACGGTAatgaaaaacacaaaatgaaAAACTGAATGAAAAGAACATTTGAAATCAGGTGAGCTGTTTCTCCACAAGAAGTAATCGGTTGGAGTGACAGATACGGTACAAACCTGTCCTgtcccgtgcacacccctaaacTCCATAAATACTCCAAAGCTTTTAATAGGTGTTCTAAAAAAGTGGAACATTTTTCAGTGATATATTTACCAATAAAGAAAATCTGAATCCCAAAGCACCACATACAAAATCCCAAGAGCTATTGCACCCATGCTACAAATCTCTGGCCTAAACCGATTCCGGTTCTCGAAAACACCATTCACAAAAAACTCCCATCAACTAACTAAGATTCTCATCCCTCTCAtaccatttttccaacaattgACAGCTCAGCCGAACTTGGAAATCAGTACAATGCGTATCCAAACTACAAGTATTGAACCCTACTGCATCTACCACAGTATTCCACGACAATATTTAGTTCACAGGGTAACAGCTACTAAACCGCAGCACAAAACATCAAAAGCCAACGTCTTTGAAGATATTATCACAAATATTACAAAGCATATATTTACATATCCGAAGCAACAGTTTTCAAACAAAAGGGTGACCAACAGGATGGCCACTCTTGGTCttacttttgatttttcttttctttttgatgaaTTGATAAAAAGAGGTACATTGAAGACTTACCCAGCTTTTAACTGGGGTTCTAAAAGTTGAACACTTCTTAATGATATCATTACCAATATGGAAAATCTGAATCCCAAAGCACCACACACAAAATCCCAAGAACTATTGCACCAGTACTATATATTTCTTGCCTAAACCGATCCCAAGAACTATTGCACCAGTCCTATATATTTCGGCTGCTCAAGAACTTGAAAACCAGTACACTGCGGATCCAAACAAGGCCTAATCTACCCAAACTAGAACCCAGTTCAAATAAACCTCAGAAACTCCAAAAAAGTCGAAATTAAAGAACTTGATAACCAGTACAATGCATATCCAAACAAGGCGTAACGTTCCCAACTGCTTCGTCTCTCGATAACAAGCCAAATAACCCAGTTCAAATAAACCACAGAAACTCCCAAAGAATCAAACTTTAAGAAACCAATCGATCCAAAATCGCAAGTACCTGACAATTTCGACGTTTGCCGGTCAGTCGGCGCTTTTTGGCGGCGATTATGGCGGCGATGCGATTAGACACCGTGGCGGAAACATCGGCTCTCTGCTTCTTTCTGTTTAGTTTGTTCTTCTTTCTCCTCAATGCGTCGTCGCCCTTTGCCATTgttgtgagaggagagagagagagagagagagagagaggctacCTTGGAAGGTTTTTGCGTGGTTTTGGGTACAGTGGCCTCCTGTGTAGGGTTGATATTTTGACGGAAATGGATGGGCTTTTAGTCATTTGACCTAATGTTTATGCACCCAAAGTGGGGAagttaatttttcattcattccAACATACCCCTAAAAtttcttctcttccttttctttagcCGCCAACCCCCACCATCAAAcctacccccccccccctcttcaTCTTCAACCCCATAAACCACCACTCCTCCATCTCCAAACTCCCACCCCACCATCCATCTCCATAGTCAGCCTCATCCACTCCGACTCTCAAAAAACGCCGATTGAGTGGTAAACTCGGATTGTTGTCCCCCTGAATCctaatcgagagagagaaatcgaaaacCTACACTCTACAAATGGGGAACCCTAAACCTGCAAATCACCAATTCCATTATGGTTTGATTGCATGAAACTTCCAAACTTATCATTTGTTGAATAGTCGAACAATCGAATTTACAGTGTCGAACACTGAAC
Proteins encoded in this region:
- the LOC131300659 gene encoding DEAD-box ATP-dependent RNA helicase 5, which gives rise to MAKGDDALRRKKNKLNRKKQRADVSATVSNRIAAIIAAKKRRLTGKRRNCQGMCFSLPTPENPFNDKYEKRDIKGKETKKPVPSKADCKVAINGNSVASKKGTLGRNHVSTDHHQQQETVKGNNWWDDPTMSLKSINNMGKKNVVKQVKEQDFEQSGCPSKFLALCLNSVQNAMRHNGFSAEEDKPLFIDKWGVEFWKCYSVGKDILETSGACSTIEQIAWIASTATDSIARKEKEGLSLTGPFLLFLVPSQEKAIKVRTVCKSLKGHGIHTASLHTGTSIDHQIHGLKSIEPEFLVSTPERLLELVSLKAIDISGVSLLVVDGLETLIKGGHGDVIKYIRQHISTNPHTVVFSDCSSSASIPLVQNLLCGSIRRLSLNNSISSQGACILQSIHVCASEEEKILKGIQVLDQACGDQPNLQLSKVLFVVGNDSNFNPLVTAIESKGYSVAVNSAPGSEIKNRKRRPAVLISKVEHINTSDFGGFELVIISDFVHSIVDYVQILTRMARHTVSGALHSFLTTENATLIEQLIEILERCGQAVPGAVRNLCQSISMVEG